One window of Oncorhynchus masou masou isolate Uvic2021 chromosome 28, UVic_Omas_1.1, whole genome shotgun sequence genomic DNA carries:
- the dtwd2 gene encoding tRNA-uridine aminocarboxypropyltransferase 2: MLLTRADTSFPSFFFMFHTFVMDTTCQSLSNLSLNHPLAPVEYANCGSSSSQDDEDVDGFGDLRSLPVDVCERRPTCLRCCRPQKVCLCPFLPVQPLEVSTCLYIVQHPAEESRALRTVPLLAACLPPGKCKVFVGRRFNEERNPELAAVCRDSRTLILYPGPDAQNLEELVQKQDQDRMGEQFVRAVGPNVIIIDGTWSQAKDMFLRNTLLHQPKQVQLSRSEQTSQYVIRSQPSNICLSTLECAAVTLSILERNEAIQEVLLKPLQALCSFQLQHGALVHHSKEHLIRHGIYDKQMPTNKRKIKRMENLITNQHICPR; encoded by the exons ATGTTACTGACGAGAGCTGATACGAGTTTCCCTTCATTTTTTTTCATGTTCCATACATTTGTAATGGACACAACATGCCAAAGTCTCTCAAATCTTTCCCTAAACCACCCTCTTGCTCCAGTTGAATATGCCAATTGTGGCAGCTCTTCTTCGCAAGATGACGAAGACGTGGACGGCTTTGGGGATCTGCGATCTCTGCCTGTAGATGTCTGCGAGAGACGACCCACATGTTTACGATGTTG CCGTCCCCAGAAGGTGTGTCTCTGCCCGTTCCTGCCAGTCCAACCCCTGGAGGTCTCCACGTGTCTGTACATCGTACAGCATCCTGCAGag GAGAGCCGAGCGCTTCGtaccgtccctctccttgctgcGTGTTTGCCCCCAGGAAAATGCAAGGTCTTTGTGGGAAGGAGATTCAATGAAGAGAG GAACCCAGAGCTGGCTGCAGTGTGTCGAGACAGCAGAACCCTGATACTGTACCCGGGACCAGATGCTCAGAACCTGGAGGAGCTAGTCCAGAAACAAGACCAGGACAGGATGGGAGAGCAATTTGTGAGGGCAGTGGGACCCAATGTCATCATCATCGATGGCACCTGGAGCCAGGCAAAAGATATGTTCCTCAGAAACACCCTGCTCCACCAGCCCAAACAG GTACAGCTGAGCAGGAGTGAGCAGACTAGCCAGTATGTGATCCGTTCTCAGCCATCTAACATCTGCCTGTCCACCCTGGAGTGTGCTGCTGTCACCCTGTCCATCCTAGAGAGGAACGAAGCAATACAGGAG GTTCTGTTGAAGCCTCTGCAGGCACTGTGCTCTTTCCAGCTGCAGCATGGGGCCCTGGTACACCACAGCAAGGAACACCTGATACGACACGGCATTTACGACAAACAAATGCCCACGAACAAACGCAAGATCAAGAGAATGGAGAATCTTATTACGAACCAGCACATCTGCCCTAGATGA
- the LOC135518102 gene encoding cytotoxic granule associated RNA binding protein TIA1-like isoform X2, which yields MMDDETPKTLYVGNLSRDVTEALIMQLFGQIGPCKSCKMIVDTAGNDPYCFVEFYEHRHAASSLAAMNGRKIMGKEVKVNWATTPSSQKKDTSNHFHVFVGDLSPEITTDDIKAAFAPFGRISDARVVKDMATGKSKGYGFVSFFNKWDAENAIQQMGGQWLGGRQIRTNWATRKPPAPKATYETNTKHLSFEEVVNQSSPSNCTVYCGGVTTGLTEQLMRQTFTPFGQIMEIRVFPDKGYSFVRFNSHEGAAHAIVSVNGTSIDGHVVKCYWGKETTDMVSPMQQVQMPQVRPQNKMGFAAQPYGQYAQWYGNAQQIGQYVPNGWQVPTYGVYGQAWNQQGFNHLQAGAGWTGVGAVSNGGVVEPGQGVNGTVLANQSGMGTAGYHTH from the exons ATGATGGACGACGAAACACCCAAGACCCT GTATGTTGGGAACCTGTCCCGGGATGTGACTGAAGCCCTCATCATGCAGCTGTTTGGACAGATCGGCCCCTGCAAGAGCTGTAAAATGATAGTAGAC ACGGCAGGTAATGACCCATACTGCTTTGTGGAGTTCTACGAACACAGGCACGCTGCCTCGTCACTCGCAGCCATGAATGGTCGTAAAATAATGGGTAAG GAGGTCAAGGTGAACTGGGCCACAACCCCTAGCAGCCAGAAGAAAGACACAAGCA ATCACTTCCACGTTTTCGTTGGAGACCTCAGTCCTGAAATCACCACGGATGACATCAAGGCTGCTTTCGCCCCCTTTGGGAGGATATC TGATGCTCGGGTGGTGAAAGACATGGCTACTGGCAAATCTAAAGGCTATGGCTTTGTGTCCTTCTTCAACAAATGG GATGCAGAGAATGCCATCCAACAGATGGGAGGTCAATGGTTGGGAGGACGGCAGATCAGGACTAACTGGGCCACCAGGAAGCCCCCTGCGCCCAAAGCCACCTACGAGA CAAACACCAAACACCTGTCGTTTGAAGAGGTTGTGAACCAGTCCAGTCCCAGCAACTGTACCGTCTACTGTGGAGGTGTCACAACAGGCCTCACAG AGCAACTGATGAGGCAGACCTTCACCCCCTTCGGTCAGATCATGGAGATCAGAGTTTTCCCAGACAAAGGCTACTCATTTGTGAG GTTCAACTCTCACGAGGGAGCGGCCCACGCCATAGTGTCAGTGAACGGGACGTCCATAGATGGTCACGTGGTGAAGTGTTACTGGGGGAAAGAAACCACAGACATGGTCAGCCCCATGCAGCAGGTACAGATGCCTCAGGTAAGACCACAG AACAAAATGGGTTTTGCAGCGCAGCCCTACGGCCAGTATGCCCAGTGGTACGGTAACGCCCAGCAGATTGGCCAATATGTACCAAACGGGTGGCAGGTGCCCACCTACGGAGTCTACGGACAGGCCTGGAACCAGCAGGGATTCAA CCATTTACAGGCGGGTGCAGGGTGGACGGGCGTGGGAGCCGTCAGTAATGGTGGTGTGGTGGAGCCTGGACAGGGAGTCAATGGGACTGTGCTGGCCAACCAGTCCGGCATGGGCACCGCTG
- the LOC135518102 gene encoding cytotoxic granule associated RNA binding protein TIA1-like isoform X4 has protein sequence MMDDETPKTLYVGNLSRDVTEALIMQLFGQIGPCKSCKMIVDTAGNDPYCFVEFYEHRHAASSLAAMNGRKIMGKEVKVNWATTPSSQKKDTSNHFHVFVGDLSPEITTDDIKAAFAPFGRISDARVVKDMATGKSKGYGFVSFFNKWDAENAIQQMGGQWLGGRQIRTNWATRKPPAPKATYETNTKHLSFEEVVNQSSPSNCTVYCGGVTTGLTEQLMRQTFTPFGQIMEIRVFPDKGYSFVRFNSHEGAAHAIVSVNGTSIDGHVVKCYWGKETTDMVSPMQQVQMPQNKMGFAAQPYGQYAQWYGNAQQIGQYVPNGWQVPTYGVYGQAWNQQGFNHLQAGAGWTGVGAVSNGGVVEPGQGVNGTVLANQSGMGTAGYHTH, from the exons ATGATGGACGACGAAACACCCAAGACCCT GTATGTTGGGAACCTGTCCCGGGATGTGACTGAAGCCCTCATCATGCAGCTGTTTGGACAGATCGGCCCCTGCAAGAGCTGTAAAATGATAGTAGAC ACGGCAGGTAATGACCCATACTGCTTTGTGGAGTTCTACGAACACAGGCACGCTGCCTCGTCACTCGCAGCCATGAATGGTCGTAAAATAATGGGTAAG GAGGTCAAGGTGAACTGGGCCACAACCCCTAGCAGCCAGAAGAAAGACACAAGCA ATCACTTCCACGTTTTCGTTGGAGACCTCAGTCCTGAAATCACCACGGATGACATCAAGGCTGCTTTCGCCCCCTTTGGGAGGATATC TGATGCTCGGGTGGTGAAAGACATGGCTACTGGCAAATCTAAAGGCTATGGCTTTGTGTCCTTCTTCAACAAATGG GATGCAGAGAATGCCATCCAACAGATGGGAGGTCAATGGTTGGGAGGACGGCAGATCAGGACTAACTGGGCCACCAGGAAGCCCCCTGCGCCCAAAGCCACCTACGAGA CAAACACCAAACACCTGTCGTTTGAAGAGGTTGTGAACCAGTCCAGTCCCAGCAACTGTACCGTCTACTGTGGAGGTGTCACAACAGGCCTCACAG AGCAACTGATGAGGCAGACCTTCACCCCCTTCGGTCAGATCATGGAGATCAGAGTTTTCCCAGACAAAGGCTACTCATTTGTGAG GTTCAACTCTCACGAGGGAGCGGCCCACGCCATAGTGTCAGTGAACGGGACGTCCATAGATGGTCACGTGGTGAAGTGTTACTGGGGGAAAGAAACCACAGACATGGTCAGCCCCATGCAGCAGGTACAGATGCCTCAG AACAAAATGGGTTTTGCAGCGCAGCCCTACGGCCAGTATGCCCAGTGGTACGGTAACGCCCAGCAGATTGGCCAATATGTACCAAACGGGTGGCAGGTGCCCACCTACGGAGTCTACGGACAGGCCTGGAACCAGCAGGGATTCAA CCATTTACAGGCGGGTGCAGGGTGGACGGGCGTGGGAGCCGTCAGTAATGGTGGTGTGGTGGAGCCTGGACAGGGAGTCAATGGGACTGTGCTGGCCAACCAGTCCGGCATGGGCACCGCTG
- the LOC135518102 gene encoding cytotoxic granule associated RNA binding protein TIA1-like isoform X3 encodes MMDDETPKTLYVGNLSRDVTEALIMQLFGQIGPCKSCKMIVDTAGNDPYCFVEFYEHRHAASSLAAMNGRKIMGKEVKVNWATTPSSQKKDTSNHFHVFVGDLSPEITTDDIKAAFAPFGRISDARVVKDMATGKSKGYGFVSFFNKWDAENAIQQMGGQWLGGRQIRTNWATRKPPAPKATYETNTKHLSFEEVVNQSSPSNCTVYCGGVTTGLTEQLMRQTFTPFGQIMEIRVFPDKGYSFVRFNSHEGAAHAIVSVNGTSIDGHVVKCYWGKETTDMVSPMQQVQMPQQNKMGFAAQPYGQYAQWYGNAQQIGQYVPNGWQVPTYGVYGQAWNQQGFNHLQAGAGWTGVGAVSNGGVVEPGQGVNGTVLANQSGMGTAGYHTH; translated from the exons ATGATGGACGACGAAACACCCAAGACCCT GTATGTTGGGAACCTGTCCCGGGATGTGACTGAAGCCCTCATCATGCAGCTGTTTGGACAGATCGGCCCCTGCAAGAGCTGTAAAATGATAGTAGAC ACGGCAGGTAATGACCCATACTGCTTTGTGGAGTTCTACGAACACAGGCACGCTGCCTCGTCACTCGCAGCCATGAATGGTCGTAAAATAATGGGTAAG GAGGTCAAGGTGAACTGGGCCACAACCCCTAGCAGCCAGAAGAAAGACACAAGCA ATCACTTCCACGTTTTCGTTGGAGACCTCAGTCCTGAAATCACCACGGATGACATCAAGGCTGCTTTCGCCCCCTTTGGGAGGATATC TGATGCTCGGGTGGTGAAAGACATGGCTACTGGCAAATCTAAAGGCTATGGCTTTGTGTCCTTCTTCAACAAATGG GATGCAGAGAATGCCATCCAACAGATGGGAGGTCAATGGTTGGGAGGACGGCAGATCAGGACTAACTGGGCCACCAGGAAGCCCCCTGCGCCCAAAGCCACCTACGAGA CAAACACCAAACACCTGTCGTTTGAAGAGGTTGTGAACCAGTCCAGTCCCAGCAACTGTACCGTCTACTGTGGAGGTGTCACAACAGGCCTCACAG AGCAACTGATGAGGCAGACCTTCACCCCCTTCGGTCAGATCATGGAGATCAGAGTTTTCCCAGACAAAGGCTACTCATTTGTGAG GTTCAACTCTCACGAGGGAGCGGCCCACGCCATAGTGTCAGTGAACGGGACGTCCATAGATGGTCACGTGGTGAAGTGTTACTGGGGGAAAGAAACCACAGACATGGTCAGCCCCATGCAGCAGGTACAGATGCCTCAG CAGAACAAAATGGGTTTTGCAGCGCAGCCCTACGGCCAGTATGCCCAGTGGTACGGTAACGCCCAGCAGATTGGCCAATATGTACCAAACGGGTGGCAGGTGCCCACCTACGGAGTCTACGGACAGGCCTGGAACCAGCAGGGATTCAA CCATTTACAGGCGGGTGCAGGGTGGACGGGCGTGGGAGCCGTCAGTAATGGTGGTGTGGTGGAGCCTGGACAGGGAGTCAATGGGACTGTGCTGGCCAACCAGTCCGGCATGGGCACCGCTG
- the LOC135518102 gene encoding cytotoxic granule associated RNA binding protein TIA1-like isoform X1, translating into MMDDETPKTLYVGNLSRDVTEALIMQLFGQIGPCKSCKMIVDTAGNDPYCFVEFYEHRHAASSLAAMNGRKIMGKEVKVNWATTPSSQKKDTSNHFHVFVGDLSPEITTDDIKAAFAPFGRISDARVVKDMATGKSKGYGFVSFFNKWDAENAIQQMGGQWLGGRQIRTNWATRKPPAPKATYETNTKHLSFEEVVNQSSPSNCTVYCGGVTTGLTEQLMRQTFTPFGQIMEIRVFPDKGYSFVRFNSHEGAAHAIVSVNGTSIDGHVVKCYWGKETTDMVSPMQQVQMPQVRPQQNKMGFAAQPYGQYAQWYGNAQQIGQYVPNGWQVPTYGVYGQAWNQQGFNHLQAGAGWTGVGAVSNGGVVEPGQGVNGTVLANQSGMGTAGYHTH; encoded by the exons ATGATGGACGACGAAACACCCAAGACCCT GTATGTTGGGAACCTGTCCCGGGATGTGACTGAAGCCCTCATCATGCAGCTGTTTGGACAGATCGGCCCCTGCAAGAGCTGTAAAATGATAGTAGAC ACGGCAGGTAATGACCCATACTGCTTTGTGGAGTTCTACGAACACAGGCACGCTGCCTCGTCACTCGCAGCCATGAATGGTCGTAAAATAATGGGTAAG GAGGTCAAGGTGAACTGGGCCACAACCCCTAGCAGCCAGAAGAAAGACACAAGCA ATCACTTCCACGTTTTCGTTGGAGACCTCAGTCCTGAAATCACCACGGATGACATCAAGGCTGCTTTCGCCCCCTTTGGGAGGATATC TGATGCTCGGGTGGTGAAAGACATGGCTACTGGCAAATCTAAAGGCTATGGCTTTGTGTCCTTCTTCAACAAATGG GATGCAGAGAATGCCATCCAACAGATGGGAGGTCAATGGTTGGGAGGACGGCAGATCAGGACTAACTGGGCCACCAGGAAGCCCCCTGCGCCCAAAGCCACCTACGAGA CAAACACCAAACACCTGTCGTTTGAAGAGGTTGTGAACCAGTCCAGTCCCAGCAACTGTACCGTCTACTGTGGAGGTGTCACAACAGGCCTCACAG AGCAACTGATGAGGCAGACCTTCACCCCCTTCGGTCAGATCATGGAGATCAGAGTTTTCCCAGACAAAGGCTACTCATTTGTGAG GTTCAACTCTCACGAGGGAGCGGCCCACGCCATAGTGTCAGTGAACGGGACGTCCATAGATGGTCACGTGGTGAAGTGTTACTGGGGGAAAGAAACCACAGACATGGTCAGCCCCATGCAGCAGGTACAGATGCCTCAGGTAAGACCACAG CAGAACAAAATGGGTTTTGCAGCGCAGCCCTACGGCCAGTATGCCCAGTGGTACGGTAACGCCCAGCAGATTGGCCAATATGTACCAAACGGGTGGCAGGTGCCCACCTACGGAGTCTACGGACAGGCCTGGAACCAGCAGGGATTCAA CCATTTACAGGCGGGTGCAGGGTGGACGGGCGTGGGAGCCGTCAGTAATGGTGGTGTGGTGGAGCCTGGACAGGGAGTCAATGGGACTGTGCTGGCCAACCAGTCCGGCATGGGCACCGCTG